The genomic DNA AAAGAGTTATCAAGTGGTAAAGACACGCCTTCAGGACACTGGGAAATGGCCGGTGTACCTGTGTTATTTGATTGGGGTTACTTCCCAAATACACAGCCGTGTTTTCCGCAAGAATTTGTTGACGAGCTAATTGCTCGTGCAGAGATTCCTGGCATTTTAGGTAACTGCTATGCCTCAGGAACAACCATCTTAGAGCAACTAGGTGAAGAACACATGCAAACCGGTATGCCGATTTGCTACACCTCAGTTGATAGCGTGTTTCAAATAGCCGCGCACGAAGAATCATTTGGACTGGAGAAACTTTATCAGGTTTGCGAAATCGCACGGGCGCTGCTTGATGAAATGAACATAGGAAGAGTGATTGCGCGGCCATTTTTGGGTTCGAGCCGTGACGATTTTGCCCGTACAGGTAATCGTCGTGACTATTCGGTGTTGCCACCGTCGCCAACCTTGCTTGATAAATTATCGCAAGACGGCGGTGAAGTGATCAGTATTGGTAAAATTGCCGATATCTATGCGCACCAAGGCATCACCCAAAAACACAAAGCGCCAGGGCTAATGAACTTGCTTGAGAAAACCTCAGAAGTGATTGCAAGCGCACCTGAGCATAGTTTGATTTTTACAAACTTAGTTGATTTTGATGAAAAGTACGGTCATCGCCGTAATGCAGTTGGCTATGCTAAAGCATTAAAAGAGTTTGATGATTACCTACCGACCATCTTAAATCAGCTAAATAGTGATGATGTGTTAATTATCACGGCCGATCACGGATGTGATCCAACAGCAGCAGGCACTGACCATACACGTGAATACGTGCCAGTACTTGCATACCAACCGGGAATGACAAGCACCCCGCTTGGAGAACGAGCTAGTTTTGCAGACATAGGTCAAACCCTTGCCCAGTGGTTTAATCTTCCTGCACTTGAATACGGTGATAGTTTTAACGACAAGCTATTAGCGAACAAAAAAGGAAACCAATAATGAGTACTCCTCATATCAGCGCCAATGTAGGCGAATTTGCAGAAACGGTATTAATGCCGGGTGATCCGCTTCGCGCTCAATACATTGCTGAAAACTTTTTAGATGACGCAAAACAAGTGACAGGCGTTCGTAATATGTATGGTTTTACCGGTACCTACAAAGGTAAACCAGTTAGTATTATGGGCTCTGGGATGGGTATTCCATCAATGTCAATTTATGCCCGTGAATTGATCGTTAGTTACGGCGTTAAAAATCTAATTCGTATTGGTACCTGTGGCGGTATTGGTAGCGATATCAAAATCCGTGACGTTATCTTTGCACAAGGTGCAAGCACAGATTCAAACGTAAACCGTGCGCGTGTACGTGGTTACGACTTTGCCGCAATTGCTGATTTTGGTTTACTACTAAACGGCGTAAACGCAGCAAAAGAATTAGGCATTGAAGCGAAAGTAGGTAATGTATTTACAACAGATACATTCTACCAAGCAGATAACACATTCTATCAAGAATTAGACAAGCTAGGCGTACTTGCTGTTGATATGGAAACAGCTGGCATGTACGGCGTAGCCGCTGAATACGGCGCAAAAGCGATGGCACTATTTACTGTAAGTGACCACGTAATCACTGGTGAAGCGACACCAAGTGAAGAGCGTCAAAGCACCTTTAACGAAATGGTTAAAATTGCTTTAGAATCAATTTAAACAAGTTCCTTGGTAACGTATTCACTGAAATTTGGAGACACGCCCAAAGTGAAGTGAGACTAACCTCAAAGCCGCATTTATGCGGCTTTTTTTATAGCTAACTTATTTACCTCGCGTAAAATCCTCTTCGCATCTCGCAACTGTCCCTTAAAACTTGAAAATTCAACCAACTGTTGCCACTTTTAATAGAGGAACAACAACTGAGGATGTGTATGTCTAATTGGGTTGAAGCTAAGGTAAAAGACGTTAAATGGTGGACCGACTCACTATTTAGCTTAATCGTTAATGCCGATGTCGAACCATTCACGGCAGGGCAGTTTACAAAGCTTGCAATGCAAGTCGGTGATAAACGGGTAGCACGTGCCTATTCTTATGTGAATGCGCCAAATAACCCAGATCTTGAGTTTTATCTTATCAACGTTAAAGACGGTCAACTTTCTCAGCAGCTGGCACAATTAAAGCCAGGTGACTCTGTGACTATTGAGCGCCGCGCCACAGGTTTTTTTACCCTTGATGAAGTGCCAAGCAGTGAGCAGCTTTATATGCTGAGTACAGGTACGGCACTAGGGCCTTTTATTTCAATATTAGAGCAAGGCGAAGTATGGCAAAAGTTTGAGCATGTTCATCTTGTGCATGGGGTGCGCCTTAATGAAGATTTGAGCTACCAAGATCGCATTAAAGCACTACTACAGCAGCAGCCAAACTTGCATTATTCTCCTGTAGTCAGCCGAGAGTCAGTCACAATGGGGTTTAATGGTCGGATCACAGATGTAATTAAAGACCACCGTTTGTTTGATGTTACAGGTCATCCTGCTGTGCCTGATACTACACAATTTATGATTTGTGGTAATCCAGAAATGGTGAAAGATACAACAGCTATTTTGCTAGAGCTTGGCTTTAGCCGCAATAGGCGTCGTGATCCTGGTCATATAACTGTTGAGCAATATTGGTAAAAAGCTATGCCTAATAGCTAGAATTTGCTACTTTAGCGCCTCAAATGAGCATGGTCTGTTTAGGAAAACTATGAAACCGTTACTTTTTGCAATAAGTCTATTTATTTCATGGCAATTGGCTGCCTCAGAGTTAAGCACTGAACAAAAGCAAGCTCAGCCAGCTTCAGTAAACGAACCTGAAAAGAAAGACGTCGATAGCCTTGAATTTATTGAACAGAAGTCAGCGACTCAGCAAGTACCGAGCTCAGCCCAAGCTAAAAAACCGGTGGCTGAGGTTGATGACAGTAAGGTATTAGGTTCACAAAACCCTGCACCTGCAGAACAGCCTAAGACCGCAGAGGAAAAACAAGAGGCTGTAAATGAGGCTGAACAAGCTGTTGCTAAAGCTAAAAAAGCACTTACTGAGAAACAGCAAGAAAAGGCGCGTCAGTCACGAGAGGCAACAGCGGTTATAGAACAAGTTATTGCCGCTTATAACGCCCGTAATATTGATGCTTTTATTAAAATGTATGACGAAAATGTTGAGTTTTATACGTTTCCTAATGAGCTTATG from Pseudoalteromonas sp. N1230-9 includes the following:
- the deoD gene encoding purine-nucleoside phosphorylase; the protein is MSTPHISANVGEFAETVLMPGDPLRAQYIAENFLDDAKQVTGVRNMYGFTGTYKGKPVSIMGSGMGIPSMSIYARELIVSYGVKNLIRIGTCGGIGSDIKIRDVIFAQGASTDSNVNRARVRGYDFAAIADFGLLLNGVNAAKELGIEAKVGNVFTTDTFYQADNTFYQELDKLGVLAVDMETAGMYGVAAEYGAKAMALFTVSDHVITGEATPSEERQSTFNEMVKIALESI
- a CDS encoding ferredoxin--NADP reductase, yielding MSNWVEAKVKDVKWWTDSLFSLIVNADVEPFTAGQFTKLAMQVGDKRVARAYSYVNAPNNPDLEFYLINVKDGQLSQQLAQLKPGDSVTIERRATGFFTLDEVPSSEQLYMLSTGTALGPFISILEQGEVWQKFEHVHLVHGVRLNEDLSYQDRIKALLQQQPNLHYSPVVSRESVTMGFNGRITDVIKDHRLFDVTGHPAVPDTTQFMICGNPEMVKDTTAILLELGFSRNRRRDPGHITVEQYW
- a CDS encoding phosphopentomutase produces the protein MARALILMADSLGIGAAPDAEKFGDVGANTFAHLLKAYAEETGEHLSLPNLTRLGLADACEAAGKEPCLVSDRQAPIGAWGYAKELSSGKDTPSGHWEMAGVPVLFDWGYFPNTQPCFPQEFVDELIARAEIPGILGNCYASGTTILEQLGEEHMQTGMPICYTSVDSVFQIAAHEESFGLEKLYQVCEIARALLDEMNIGRVIARPFLGSSRDDFARTGNRRDYSVLPPSPTLLDKLSQDGGEVISIGKIADIYAHQGITQKHKAPGLMNLLEKTSEVIASAPEHSLIFTNLVDFDEKYGHRRNAVGYAKALKEFDDYLPTILNQLNSDDVLIITADHGCDPTAAGTDHTREYVPVLAYQPGMTSTPLGERASFADIGQTLAQWFNLPALEYGDSFNDKLLANKKGNQ
- a CDS encoding nuclear transport factor 2 family protein, with product MKPLLFAISLFISWQLAASELSTEQKQAQPASVNEPEKKDVDSLEFIEQKSATQQVPSSAQAKKPVAEVDDSKVLGSQNPAPAEQPKTAEEKQEAVNEAEQAVAKAKKALTEKQQEKARQSREATAVIEQVIAAYNARNIDAFIKMYDENVEFYTFPNELMFTGKEKLIARYGIMFKKLKCIKSSPIKRIVHGNIVIDHELSETCSEDPNVVDKRAEFVTSYQIENGKITKVLFFR